In one Deinococcus psychrotolerans genomic region, the following are encoded:
- a CDS encoding ABC transporter ATP-binding protein: MTAFQGQELIIENLAAGYGKIQVLWDVSVRVGPGEFVAMIGANGAGKTTTLRAVSGVVRPSGGSIRLGGHDITRATPTQIVGLGLGHVPEGRELFGLMTVRENLELGAAMRPEARAKQAQTLEHVYSLFPRLAERSGQLAGTLSGGEQQMVAVGRALMGRPSVLVVDEPSLGLSPLMTQTVFGALKAVHAEGVSVLLVEQNVGLSLKLAQRAYVLENGEVVKEGTGAALLADPSVREAYLAL, encoded by the coding sequence ATGACCGCCTTTCAAGGCCAGGAACTGATCATTGAAAACCTAGCGGCTGGCTACGGCAAGATTCAGGTGCTGTGGGACGTCAGCGTGCGCGTCGGGCCGGGCGAGTTCGTCGCCATGATCGGGGCAAACGGTGCGGGCAAGACCACCACCCTGCGGGCCGTCAGCGGCGTGGTGCGGCCCAGCGGCGGCAGCATTCGCTTGGGTGGGCACGACATCACCCGCGCCACGCCGACGCAGATTGTGGGGTTGGGGCTGGGCCACGTTCCTGAAGGCCGAGAACTGTTCGGCCTGATGACCGTGCGCGAGAACCTGGAACTGGGCGCGGCCATGCGCCCCGAGGCCCGTGCCAAGCAGGCCCAGACGCTGGAACACGTCTACTCGCTGTTTCCGCGCTTGGCCGAGCGTTCTGGGCAACTGGCCGGAACCCTGTCGGGCGGCGAGCAGCAGATGGTGGCGGTGGGCCGCGCCCTGATGGGCCGCCCCAGCGTGCTGGTGGTGGACGAACCCAGCTTGGGCCTCTCGCCTTTGATGACCCAGACGGTCTTTGGAGCGCTCAAAGCCGTCCACGCCGAGGGCGTCAGTGTGCTGCTGGTGGAACAGAACGTGGGCCTGAGCCTCAAATTGGCGCAGCGGGCCTATGTGCTGGAAAACGGCGAAGTGGTCAAGGAAGGCACCGGCGCGGCGTTGCTGGCCGATCCCAGCGTGCGCGAGGCGTATTTGGCGCTGTGA
- a CDS encoding ABC transporter ATP-binding protein, producing MTGQVVLRAAGLSKSFGGLQAVQNVTFDHYDGEILAVIGPNGAGKTTLLNLLSGVYRPSSGQLELLGQDVTHAPMEHRCHAGLGRAFQVVRPFPEMTVHENVTVGALFGQPGTSLPQARERAYDLLERTGLADQAARAAHELTLLQDKRMEIARALATGPRVLLLDEVMAGLRPGEAAEAVELIRGVRADGVSVLFIEHIMPVVRDLADRVVVMDQGQVIAHGTYREVTAHPQVVAAYLGTEEGLGA from the coding sequence GTGACGGGTCAGGTTGTTTTGCGGGCCGCTGGCCTGAGCAAGAGTTTCGGTGGCCTCCAAGCCGTCCAGAATGTCACCTTCGACCACTATGACGGCGAGATTCTGGCGGTCATCGGGCCGAACGGCGCGGGCAAGACCACGCTCCTCAACCTGCTGTCAGGGGTCTACCGGCCCAGTTCGGGGCAGCTGGAACTGCTGGGCCAAGACGTGACGCATGCGCCGATGGAACACCGCTGTCACGCGGGACTGGGCCGCGCCTTTCAGGTGGTGCGCCCCTTTCCCGAAATGACCGTTCACGAGAATGTGACGGTGGGAGCGCTGTTTGGGCAACCCGGCACCAGCTTGCCGCAGGCCCGCGAACGCGCTTATGACCTGCTGGAGCGCACCGGACTGGCCGATCAGGCTGCCCGCGCCGCTCACGAACTGACCTTGTTGCAAGACAAGCGCATGGAAATCGCCCGCGCTCTGGCGACTGGCCCCCGCGTGCTGCTGCTGGATGAGGTGATGGCCGGTCTGCGCCCCGGCGAGGCGGCGGAGGCGGTAGAACTGATCCGGGGCGTGCGTGCCGACGGCGTCAGCGTGCTGTTTATCGAACACATCATGCCGGTGGTGCGCGATCTGGCAGACCGCGTGGTGGTCATGGATCAGGGGCAGGTCATCGCTCACGGCACCTACCGCGAAGTCACGGCGCACCCGCAGGTGGTGGCCGCCTATCTGGGCACGGAAGAGGGGCTGGGAGCATGA
- a CDS encoding branched-chain amino acid ABC transporter permease — protein MTGIALVPLAIFFVLALAFPFLPLGDRGAYLLQIGFFTLVAGIMALSWDILARSGQVSLAHAAFYGMGAYGYALLLKTGLAWPLAMPLAALGTGMISLILGAVTMRLSGMYFAIATLAFTEVVRTIIQNLPEDVAGGANGLLVPALLGGDSRGQYLLALLLLALTAGVSLAVRTGRLHHAFAAIRQGEETARVLGVSTVRYKLAAFFISSFLAALAGVLYAGKTFFISPLDTFSLANSIAPLTTSIFGGLYTTLGPILGATVLRIAEEALHNVVKNGYLVVYGLVLMLSILWLPRGLMGLLRRGRHGGDV, from the coding sequence ATCACTGGAATAGCTTTGGTGCCGCTGGCAATTTTTTTCGTGCTGGCGCTGGCCTTCCCCTTTCTGCCACTGGGCGATAGGGGCGCGTACCTGTTGCAAATCGGCTTCTTCACGCTGGTGGCCGGAATCATGGCGCTGTCGTGGGACATTCTGGCACGCAGTGGGCAGGTCAGTCTGGCACACGCAGCGTTTTACGGGATGGGCGCTTACGGCTACGCGTTGCTGCTCAAAACTGGGCTGGCCTGGCCGCTGGCGATGCCTCTGGCGGCGCTGGGCACGGGCATGATCAGCCTGATTTTAGGAGCGGTGACCATGCGCCTGAGCGGCATGTACTTCGCCATCGCCACTCTGGCCTTTACCGAAGTCGTGCGAACCATCATCCAGAACCTGCCGGAAGACGTGGCGGGCGGCGCAAACGGTCTGCTGGTTCCGGCGCTGCTGGGCGGCGACTCGCGCGGACAGTATCTGCTGGCCCTACTGCTGCTGGCGCTGACGGCGGGCGTCAGTCTGGCGGTGCGCACAGGCCGCCTGCACCACGCTTTTGCTGCCATTCGGCAGGGCGAGGAAACGGCGCGGGTGCTGGGCGTGTCCACTGTGCGCTACAAGCTGGCCGCCTTCTTCATCTCCAGCTTTCTGGCAGCGCTGGCGGGCGTGCTGTACGCGGGCAAGACCTTCTTTATCAGTCCGCTGGACACTTTCAGCCTCGCCAATTCCATCGCGCCGCTGACCACCAGCATTTTTGGTGGACTGTACACCACGCTGGGGCCAATCCTGGGCGCAACCGTGCTGCGCATAGCCGAGGAAGCGCTGCACAACGTCGTCAAGAACGGCTATCTGGTGGTCTACGGCTTGGTGCTGATGCTCAGTATTTTGTGGCTGCCGCGTGGGCTGATGGGCCTGCTGCGGCGCGGACGGCACGGCGGTGACGTGTGA
- a CDS encoding branched-chain amino acid ABC transporter permease, with product MDLFLQTLLNGMLQSGIYALVASGLALAVGVVGIVNFAHGEFLMIGAFMAWAASAFLGIDPLLSLPIVAVAVFGVGALTYRVSIRHVLLAPELNQMLLTFGLGILLQNLALMLLGGNTRTVTTPYQASSLNIGELSIGGPKAIAFGLAVVLLGALYFMLYRTVLGRQMRAVAQNRRGAQLIGIPVDRVYLIAFGVSCGLAAVAGVLVSVLLFASPTVGLVFALKAFAIIVMAGLGNLTGVLWASVILGLSEALVQTYVPGGGGWSDAVFFLMIFGTLVIRSFRKAA from the coding sequence ATGGATCTCTTTTTACAAACCCTGCTTAATGGCATGTTGCAGAGCGGCATTTACGCGCTGGTGGCCTCCGGGCTGGCGCTGGCGGTGGGCGTGGTGGGCATCGTCAACTTCGCGCACGGCGAGTTCCTGATGATCGGGGCCTTCATGGCTTGGGCGGCCAGCGCTTTTCTGGGCATCGATCCGCTGCTGTCACTGCCTATCGTGGCGGTGGCGGTCTTCGGTGTGGGGGCGCTGACCTACCGCGTCAGCATCCGGCATGTGCTGCTGGCCCCAGAACTCAATCAAATGCTGCTGACCTTCGGGTTGGGCATCCTGCTGCAAAATCTGGCGCTGATGCTGCTGGGCGGCAACACACGCACCGTCACCACGCCGTATCAGGCCAGCAGTCTCAACATCGGCGAGCTGAGCATCGGCGGCCCCAAGGCCATCGCCTTCGGACTGGCGGTGGTTCTGCTGGGAGCGCTGTATTTCATGCTTTACCGCACGGTGCTGGGCCGCCAAATGCGGGCCGTGGCGCAAAACCGCCGGGGCGCACAATTGATCGGCATTCCGGTGGACCGCGTTTATCTGATCGCTTTCGGCGTGTCCTGCGGACTGGCGGCGGTGGCGGGCGTGCTGGTCAGCGTGCTGCTGTTCGCCTCTCCCACCGTGGGACTGGTCTTTGCCCTGAAGGCGTTTGCCATCATTGTGATGGCGGGGCTGGGCAACCTGACCGGCGTGCTGTGGGCCTCGGTGATTCTGGGTCTGTCTGAAGCACTGGTGCAGACCTACGTGCCCGGGGGCGGCGGCTGGAGCGACGCCGTGTTCTTCCTGATGATTTTCGGCACACTGGTCATTCGCTCGTTCAGGAAGGCGGCGTGA
- a CDS encoding alpha/beta fold hydrolase has product MTLNSRTLQTSRLKTAVLERPATGEAKRRLLLVHGNVSDGEFFRDLIEGLPDDIHVVAPDLRGYGDSEAKPIDATRGLKDWSDDLLALLDALEWKDAHLLGWSMGGGVVMQVALSASERVKSLTLVAPVSPYGFGGTHGADGTPNTPDFAGSGGGTVNAAFVPLITAGDRSDAPGSPRDVMRKFYFNAAQFQPDPQKEEAWVSSMLKTRTGNGFYPGDMTTSEHWPNVAPGIAGVANAFSSKYMNLSAFAELTPPPPVLWVRGDADAIVGDTSLFDLAQLGALGAVPGWPGADVCPPQPMITQMRTVLERGEVNGGRWRELVLLGVGHSPFIEAPDEFGAAFLKHLNQS; this is encoded by the coding sequence ATGACACTCAATTCACGAACACTCCAGACCTCACGCCTGAAAACCGCTGTATTGGAACGCCCCGCGACGGGCGAGGCCAAACGGCGGCTTCTGCTGGTTCACGGCAACGTATCCGATGGTGAATTTTTCCGTGACCTGATAGAAGGTTTGCCAGACGATATTCACGTCGTCGCTCCCGATTTGCGCGGCTACGGCGACAGCGAGGCCAAGCCGATTGACGCCACGCGCGGCCTGAAGGACTGGTCTGACGATCTGCTGGCCCTGCTGGACGCGCTGGAATGGAAAGACGCACATCTGCTGGGCTGGAGCATGGGCGGCGGCGTGGTCATGCAGGTGGCGCTGAGCGCATCAGAGCGGGTCAAGTCGTTGACGCTGGTGGCCCCGGTCAGCCCCTACGGCTTCGGCGGCACGCACGGCGCGGACGGCACGCCCAACACGCCGGATTTTGCGGGTTCAGGCGGCGGGACGGTCAACGCGGCCTTTGTCCCATTGATCACTGCTGGAGATCGCTCGGACGCACCCGGCAGCCCGCGCGACGTGATGCGGAAGTTCTACTTCAACGCCGCACAATTTCAGCCAGACCCACAGAAGGAAGAAGCGTGGGTGTCGTCCATGCTTAAAACCCGCACTGGGAACGGTTTCTATCCCGGCGACATGACGACCAGCGAACACTGGCCGAATGTCGCGCCGGGGATTGCTGGGGTGGCGAACGCCTTCAGCTCCAAATACATGAACCTCTCGGCCTTCGCGGAGCTGACCCCGCCGCCGCCCGTGCTGTGGGTGCGTGGGGACGCTGACGCTATTGTGGGGGACACCAGCCTGTTCGATCTGGCCCAGCTTGGCGCACTGGGCGCAGTCCCCGGCTGGCCCGGAGCGGATGTCTGCCCGCCTCAGCCGATGATAACGCAGATGCGAACCGTGCTGGAACGTGGTGAAGTTAACGGTGGACGGTGGCGCGAGCTGGTGCTCCTCGGCGTGGGTCATTCACCGTTCATTGAAGCGCCGGACGAGTTCGGGGCAGCGTTTCTGAAACATCTGAACCAGAGTTAA
- a CDS encoding ABC transporter substrate-binding protein: MKTLLLTGMLLAVSSAGAVKVGVLLPLSGGGSVSGQAAKNGYELALDEINKAGGVLGKPLELVYGDDASAPAKAVPEFVKLVTVDKVDFMAGGVSSAVSVALSGPAKQYNTFMAWIGAAATPVEDAFADHKYFFHYHPWSYYNFEAILGFFKTLKVKEGAKNIAIAYEDGPFGSAGIDATVDAFKKAGFNVVLAEKFKTGSGNFGPLVSKAKAAKPDILYWVGYDTDALPLATEIKQQNLKLGLIYGTPPSWPVGFEKNPLSNDIAGLSLWLPTSPNRESRLFVNAYKKKFGNVTEEYFAPLAYVNLKSLAAAINKAGSVDKDAVAAELAKTNMRSPFGTLTFSKSLKTQYQGFKAGNWLHFQFLDDARVPVYPVKFTKKALVWNK, encoded by the coding sequence ATGAAAACTCTACTTCTGACGGGCATGCTGCTCGCGGTTTCCAGTGCGGGCGCGGTGAAAGTGGGCGTGTTGCTTCCCCTCTCGGGCGGAGGCAGCGTTTCGGGCCAGGCGGCCAAGAACGGTTACGAGCTGGCACTGGACGAGATAAACAAGGCCGGAGGCGTGCTGGGCAAGCCGCTGGAACTGGTTTACGGCGACGACGCCAGCGCCCCAGCCAAAGCCGTGCCGGAATTCGTCAAGCTGGTCACGGTGGACAAGGTGGACTTCATGGCGGGCGGCGTGAGCAGCGCGGTCAGCGTGGCGCTGTCGGGCCCGGCCAAGCAGTACAACACCTTCATGGCCTGGATCGGGGCGGCCGCCACCCCCGTTGAAGACGCGTTTGCCGACCACAAGTACTTCTTTCACTACCACCCTTGGTCCTATTACAATTTCGAGGCTATCTTGGGCTTCTTCAAGACCCTCAAGGTCAAGGAGGGAGCCAAGAATATCGCCATCGCCTACGAGGACGGCCCCTTCGGCAGCGCGGGGATCGACGCCACCGTGGACGCTTTCAAAAAAGCGGGATTTAATGTTGTTTTGGCTGAGAAGTTTAAGACGGGCAGCGGCAACTTCGGCCCGCTGGTCAGCAAGGCCAAGGCTGCCAAGCCCGATATTCTGTACTGGGTAGGCTACGACACCGACGCCTTGCCGCTGGCAACCGAGATCAAGCAGCAAAACCTCAAGCTGGGCCTGATCTACGGCACCCCGCCGAGCTGGCCGGTGGGATTCGAGAAAAATCCCCTCTCCAATGACATTGCGGGCCTGAGCTTATGGCTGCCCACCAGCCCCAATCGCGAGAGCCGCTTGTTTGTGAACGCCTACAAGAAAAAGTTCGGCAACGTGACCGAGGAATATTTTGCGCCGCTGGCCTACGTAAACCTCAAATCGCTGGCCGCCGCCATTAACAAAGCGGGCAGCGTGGACAAGGACGCAGTGGCCGCCGAACTGGCCAAGACCAACATGCGCTCGCCCTTCGGCACGCTGACCTTCAGCAAGAGCCTCAAAACCCAGTACCAGGGCTTTAAGGCGGGCAACTGGCTGCACTTCCAGTTCCTCGACGACGCCCGTGTACCGGTGTATCCGGTCAAGTTTACCAAAAAGGCTTTGGTGTGGAACAAGTAG
- a CDS encoding alpha/beta fold hydrolase, which translates to MSDTLRAAKLEAGKEPGEWVFSAQATFAGVDVPLRLGAQSWGTLNPARDNAVLVCHYYTGTMRAAGLNPDGTPGWWAALIGPGLALDTDRFFVICMNTLSNVQAHDPSIVTTGPDTAHPDGQLWGPRFPAWDFGDLHAAQLGLMRALGAPRWHAVVGPSLGGLQALQWAAITPELAPRVMAVATSPQIGPALRDAFTPFLRQVAQAGSPDEALRLITFFGLGADGMELMFRDDDFSRYLSSRSGTASLSHILDLARLIETHNLAAVAPSPELFARWIRSGLRLLTVNIAVDQFFPAAEMRAFAQASAGAGVNHTHMEFASSHGHLGCVNGTAAFAGQLQALLNTPVRPLHPVSAAEYLQHP; encoded by the coding sequence ATGAGCGATACGTTACGGGCGGCAAAGCTGGAAGCAGGCAAAGAACCAGGCGAGTGGGTTTTTTCGGCCCAGGCGACTTTTGCAGGCGTGGATGTGCCGCTGAGACTGGGCGCACAGTCGTGGGGCACACTGAACCCGGCGCGTGACAACGCCGTGCTGGTCTGCCATTACTACACCGGCACCATGCGTGCAGCGGGCCTTAACCCAGACGGCACGCCCGGCTGGTGGGCTGCGCTGATCGGTCCAGGACTGGCACTGGACACAGACCGTTTTTTCGTGATCTGCATGAATACGCTCTCCAACGTGCAGGCCCATGACCCCAGCATCGTGACCACCGGGCCGGATACCGCTCACCCAGACGGACAACTCTGGGGGCCTCGTTTTCCGGCCTGGGATTTCGGCGACCTGCACGCCGCTCAGCTCGGGCTGATGCGTGCGCTGGGTGCGCCCCGCTGGCACGCGGTGGTTGGCCCCAGTCTGGGCGGATTGCAGGCGCTCCAGTGGGCGGCCATCACTCCCGAACTTGCGCCGCGAGTGATGGCGGTGGCGACCAGTCCGCAGATCGGCCCGGCACTGCGCGACGCCTTCACCCCCTTTCTGCGGCAGGTCGCCCAGGCAGGCAGCCCGGATGAAGCTTTGCGCCTGATCACCTTCTTCGGGCTGGGTGCCGACGGGATGGAATTGATGTTCCGTGACGACGATTTTAGCAGATACCTGTCTTCCCGCTCAGGAACGGCCAGCCTGTCACACATTTTAGATCTTGCCCGGTTGATCGAAACGCATAACCTCGCAGCTGTGGCTCCTTCCCCGGAACTGTTTGCCCGCTGGATCAGATCAGGGTTGCGGCTGCTGACCGTGAATATTGCTGTGGATCAGTTCTTCCCTGCCGCCGAAATGCGGGCCTTCGCGCAGGCTTCGGCAGGAGCGGGCGTAAACCACACCCACATGGAATTCGCCTCCTCGCATGGCCATTTGGGCTGCGTCAATGGCACGGCGGCTTTTGCTGGCCAGTTGCAGGCTTTGCTGAACACTCCGGTGAGGCCGCTTCACCCAGTCTCTGCTGCCGAATACCTGCAGCATCCCTAA
- a CDS encoding transposase produces MSDALWTRLEPLLAIDKLCKKSGHLSRNARAMFNGLIWLARTGSQRSQLPQRSSLYGSRAL; encoded by the coding sequence GTGTCAGATGCCCTCTGGACACGCCTTGAGCCGCTCCTGGCCATCGATAAACTGTGCAAGAAGTCTGGGCATCTCTCACGGAACGCCCGTGCTATGTTCAACGGTTTAATTTGGTTGGCCCGCACCGGCAGTCAACGGAGTCAACTCCCACAGCGCTCCAGTCTCTACGGCTCACGAGCGCTTTAG
- a CDS encoding bifunctional salicylyl-CoA 5-hydroxylase/oxidoreductase, whose protein sequence is MSSFPVQTLILGGGPAGLYFALLLKKECPDADITLLERNRPGDTFGWGVVFSDQTLGNLMDADPVSAHTINAAFNHWEDIEIRFRGTRSRSTGHGFIGIGRKKLLNILQDRCRELGVKLVFDHEVRDIEATIREYAPDLVIAADGMGSRVRQLYQASYQPDIDMRQNRFVWLGTRAKYDAFTFDFQETPHGWFQAHIYQFDDQMSTFIVETPQAVWEASGLQDLSKQANVEFCEELFSEVLSGEKLISNAAHLQGSDIWSQFPRIKTREWVHWGEYGGKQVPVVLMGDAAHTAHYSIGSGTKLALEDAIALMGALRQTDKLENALQRYTAERGTEVLKIQNAARNSTEWFENVARYAQLPPEQFAYSLLTRSQRISHENLRQRDGAYLNTLETWLTQQSGGPPTTLPPMLTPYSLRGVNLSNRIVMSPMAVYSAVGGVPGDFHLVHLGARALGGAGLIFTEMTCVTPQGRITPGCAGLWNDEQQLAWQRIVTFIHGSSSAKVAIQLGHAGAKGSTRRAWDGGDLPLDVPDEPNWPLRSASPQQYLPGISQVAAEITRREMDEVRGAFVDAARRAAAAGFDWLELHCAHGYLLSSFISPLTNQRSDDYGGSLPNRLRYPLEVFRAVREVWPTERPISVRISAHDWVEGGITPDDAVEIAQHFKAAGADMIDCSSGQVSKAEAPIYGRMYQTPFADRVRNEVGIPTIAVGNIFEADHINSIIASGRADLCALGRPHLADPFWTLHEAAKLGYTGQPWPKPYFLGKQQFERNLERERELSAAQTGQAASLSRLRAELEGGV, encoded by the coding sequence ATGTCTTCCTTTCCTGTACAAACCCTGATTCTCGGCGGCGGCCCGGCGGGGCTTTACTTCGCCCTGCTGCTCAAAAAAGAATGCCCGGACGCTGACATCACCTTGCTGGAACGCAACCGCCCTGGCGACACCTTCGGCTGGGGCGTAGTCTTCAGTGATCAGACGCTGGGCAACCTGATGGACGCCGATCCGGTGAGCGCCCACACCATCAACGCGGCCTTCAACCACTGGGAGGACATCGAAATCCGCTTCAGGGGCACACGCAGCCGCTCGACCGGTCACGGCTTCATCGGGATTGGGCGCAAAAAGCTGCTCAATATCTTGCAAGACCGCTGCCGCGAACTGGGCGTCAAGCTGGTGTTCGACCATGAGGTCAGAGACATCGAGGCCACCATCCGCGAGTACGCGCCGGATCTGGTCATCGCCGCAGACGGCATGGGCAGCCGGGTGCGCCAGCTCTATCAGGCCAGCTACCAGCCCGACATCGACATGCGCCAGAACCGCTTCGTGTGGCTGGGCACGCGGGCCAAATACGACGCCTTCACCTTCGACTTTCAGGAAACGCCGCACGGCTGGTTTCAGGCGCACATTTACCAGTTCGACGACCAGATGAGCACCTTCATTGTGGAGACGCCGCAAGCCGTCTGGGAAGCTTCGGGCTTACAAGATCTGTCCAAGCAGGCCAACGTCGAGTTCTGTGAAGAGCTGTTTAGTGAAGTGCTCAGCGGCGAAAAGCTGATTTCCAACGCGGCGCACCTGCAGGGAAGCGATATCTGGAGCCAGTTTCCACGCATCAAAACGCGGGAGTGGGTGCATTGGGGTGAGTACGGCGGCAAACAGGTGCCAGTAGTGCTGATGGGCGACGCTGCCCACACCGCCCACTACTCGATTGGCAGCGGCACTAAACTGGCTCTCGAAGACGCCATCGCGCTAATGGGAGCGCTGCGCCAGACGGACAAGCTGGAAAATGCCTTGCAGCGCTACACCGCTGAGCGCGGCACTGAAGTCCTCAAAATCCAGAACGCCGCCCGCAACTCCACCGAATGGTTTGAAAACGTGGCCCGCTACGCCCAGTTGCCGCCGGAACAGTTTGCCTACAGCTTGCTGACCCGCTCGCAGCGCATCTCGCACGAGAACCTGCGCCAGCGCGACGGCGCGTATCTCAACACCCTCGAAACCTGGCTGACCCAGCAGTCCGGCGGGCCGCCCACCACCCTGCCGCCGATGCTGACGCCCTACAGCCTGCGCGGCGTCAACCTCAGTAACCGCATCGTGATGAGTCCGATGGCGGTGTATTCGGCGGTTGGGGGTGTGCCAGGCGACTTTCATCTGGTGCATCTGGGAGCCAGAGCGCTGGGCGGCGCGGGATTGATTTTCACCGAGATGACCTGCGTCACTCCGCAGGGCCGCATCACGCCGGGGTGCGCTGGGCTGTGGAACGACGAGCAGCAACTCGCCTGGCAGCGCATTGTCACGTTCATTCACGGCAGCAGCTCCGCCAAAGTTGCCATTCAACTCGGCCACGCTGGAGCCAAAGGCAGCACCCGGCGGGCCTGGGACGGCGGTGATCTGCCGCTCGATGTGCCGGACGAACCCAACTGGCCGCTGCGCTCGGCCAGCCCGCAGCAGTACCTGCCGGGCATCAGTCAGGTGGCCGCAGAGATCACTCGCCGCGAGATGGACGAGGTGCGCGGGGCTTTCGTGGACGCTGCCCGCCGCGCCGCCGCCGCCGGTTTCGATTGGCTGGAACTGCACTGCGCCCACGGCTACCTGCTCAGCAGCTTTATTTCGCCGCTGACCAATCAGCGCAGTGATGATTACGGCGGCAGCTTGCCGAACCGTCTGCGCTACCCGCTGGAGGTGTTCCGGGCCGTGCGCGAGGTGTGGCCCACCGAGCGTCCCATCAGCGTGAGGATCAGCGCCCACGACTGGGTGGAGGGCGGCATCACCCCGGACGACGCGGTGGAGATCGCCCAGCACTTCAAGGCGGCGGGAGCCGATATGATCGACTGCTCCAGCGGTCAGGTCAGCAAAGCCGAGGCTCCCATTTATGGCCGGATGTACCAGACCCCCTTTGCTGACCGCGTCCGCAACGAGGTGGGCATTCCGACCATCGCCGTGGGTAACATCTTTGAGGCTGACCACATCAACAGCATCATCGCCTCGGGCCGCGCCGACTTGTGTGCGCTGGGCCGTCCACACCTGGCCGACCCGTTCTGGACGCTGCATGAGGCCGCCAAGCTGGGTTACACCGGGCAGCCCTGGCCCAAACCGTATTTTCTGGGCAAGCAGCAATTCGAGCGCAATCTGGAGCGCGAACGGGAACTGAGTGCCGCGCAGACCGGACAGGCCGCCAGCCTCAGCCGCCTGAGGGCCGAACTGGAGGGGGGCGTATGA
- a CDS encoding SDR family NAD(P)-dependent oxidoreductase, whose protein sequence is MNGESLPLSGLHAVVTGGGSGIGAAVAERLAHQGARITLMGRNLARLEVQAAKLGAAFEVLDVTDENSVTAAFEAARQTSGSIRILINNAGQASSASALKTDLELWRRMVDVNLTGTWLCTRAALPDLLAHGGRVVNVASTAGLIGYAYVSAYVAAKHGVVGLTRALALELAQRGVTVNAVCPGYTDTPLLAGALDKIVSTTGRSAEEALGSLTRSNPQGRLVQPSEVADAVAWLCSPGASSITGQAVAVAGGEVMTG, encoded by the coding sequence ATGAACGGGGAGAGCCTGCCCCTGAGCGGTCTGCATGCGGTGGTCACGGGCGGCGGCTCCGGCATCGGCGCAGCGGTAGCGGAGCGGCTCGCACACCAGGGAGCACGAATTACCTTGATGGGGCGCAATCTGGCCCGCCTCGAAGTACAGGCGGCGAAGTTGGGCGCAGCCTTCGAGGTACTGGACGTGACCGACGAGAACAGCGTGACCGCAGCTTTTGAAGCGGCCCGCCAAACATCCGGCTCCATCCGCATCCTGATCAACAACGCCGGACAGGCCAGCAGCGCTTCCGCCCTCAAGACTGATTTGGAGCTGTGGCGGCGGATGGTCGATGTCAATCTGACCGGCACCTGGCTGTGTACCCGGGCCGCGCTGCCCGACCTCCTCGCACACGGCGGCCGGGTCGTGAACGTGGCGAGTACGGCGGGGCTGATTGGCTACGCCTACGTCTCGGCATACGTCGCGGCCAAGCACGGCGTCGTCGGCCTGACCCGCGCTCTGGCGCTGGAACTGGCCCAGCGGGGCGTGACGGTCAACGCGGTCTGCCCCGGTTACACCGACACACCGCTATTGGCCGGGGCGCTAGATAAGATCGTCAGCACCACCGGACGCAGCGCCGAGGAAGCGCTCGGCAGCCTGACCCGCAGCAACCCGCAGGGGCGTCTGGTGCAGCCGAGCGAGGTGGCCGACGCGGTGGCTTGGCTGTGCAGTCCGGGGGCGTCTTCGATTACCGGGCAGGCGGTGGCCGTGGCGGGCGGCGAGGTGATGACCGGATGA
- a CDS encoding MarR family winged helix-turn-helix transcriptional regulator, with translation MTGGITGQAGAPADHETRLSQGDHQAIKLWLRLLTTTTLIETDLRARLGQHSDISLPRFDLLAQLARQPDGLRMSDLSARLMVTRGNVTRLADQLEREGLVQRCGGPDRRGVTLQLTRLGQERFGEVASTHEDWVVQLLDALSGPEQEHLSQLLGKIKTQINTRRSIPGG, from the coding sequence ATGACCGGCGGGATCACTGGCCAAGCTGGCGCACCTGCCGACCACGAAACCCGACTGAGCCAGGGCGACCATCAGGCCATCAAGCTGTGGTTGCGCCTGCTGACCACCACCACCCTGATTGAAACCGATCTCCGCGCCCGACTGGGCCAGCACTCGGACATCAGCTTGCCGCGCTTCGACTTGCTGGCGCAACTGGCCCGCCAACCCGACGGCCTACGAATGAGCGATCTCAGCGCCCGCTTGATGGTCACGCGCGGCAACGTCACCCGACTGGCCGATCAGCTTGAGCGTGAAGGCCTGGTGCAGCGGTGCGGCGGCCCGGATCGGCGCGGCGTCACGTTGCAACTGACCCGGCTGGGCCAAGAGCGTTTCGGTGAGGTCGCCAGCACCCATGAAGACTGGGTGGTGCAACTCTTAGACGCACTTTCCGGGCCGGAGCAGGAGCACCTTTCTCAGCTCCTCGGCAAAATCAAGACCCAGATCAACACCCGCAGATCAATACCCGGAGGCTGA